Genomic segment of bacterium:
CCGGCTGTATGAGCTGGGGCTCTTCTGGAATGTCAAAATCGACTACGAGTACCTGGATGGCCTGCCTGAAGACGCACCAATGGCCGAGGGTGACAAAGGCGACGCCGAGGGCGAGACAGCCGCCACGGAGCAGGCGAGTCGGCCGTTGCGCGTGACTGTCGCGGTGTTTCAGGGGAAGTCCTACTACTTCTATCCGTACGGGATTTCCGAAAGTCCCTACTTTATCGGTGCAGTGGCTGGCGACCGGGATGCCTTCGGGACCGGCAAGAACATCTCGGCAGCGGTTTTTGCGATCGATGATCTGGAGTATTACTCCCTGACCTACGACGACCCGCAGTTTGGGGGGGGACACCAGCGGGGTGTCTTCACCCTGAAATTTTCTGACTCCGCGCTAAATGTCCGGGATGAGCGGAATCCATCGACCGGCGAGAGCTACTTTCTGGGGCGGGATGGTCTGACCTTCGAGTACCGCACCTCGATGGAAGATCGCTATCAGGTGACCTGGGGGCTGGAAGCCTACGATGTCACCACCGACTTGCGGTCCGGCACTCTGCTGGGAGGTACGAAGCAGTTCCTGCTCTCCGGCGCGGAGATTCCGGAGGGGACCCTGACGTATCTGACCGGCGGGATCAGCGAATCACGGACTCGTGGCTATCCGCTGACGAACAGCGGCTACTACTGGTCTCTCAACACGCAACAGTCGCTGGAGGCCCTGGGGAGTCTGGAGACGTTCGGCAAGTACAGCGGGACCATCGCCGGGTTTTATCCGATTGGTGATGGTCACGCCATCGGTGGCCGGATCAAGCTCGACACCACCAGTGGCAAGATCCCACACTACGAAGCCCCACTCGCGGGGCCGCTGATTCGGGGCTACACCGGTACGGACTTTTACTCCCGCTCGGCGCTGACAATCAACACGGAGTTTCGGTATTTGGTGGATCCGAAGTGGGGGCAGGTCGTGGCCTTTTTCGACGCAGGAAAGGGCTTTGATGACCGGACCCCGAAGCTCTCCGACCTTGAGTACGGCTATGGTGCTGGCCTGAGAGTTCGCACGGGTGAGTTTCTTCCGATCGATGTCGTGATCTATCTGGACTATGCGGTCGGGGTTGATGACTACGAGATCAATGTCGGGATCGGTCAGTGGTTCTAAAGAAGCCGTTCGCGCTGCTGGTGGCAGGCCTCATCCTTGGCTGGTCCGTGCCTGCTTTGGCGCAGGCAGGCAACACGATCGAAGATCTCGAAGAGCTTGAAGAGGAGCTGGCGGAAGCGACAGAGTCGCAGGAGCCGGTTCTGGAGTCAGTCGCAGCTGAAGCACCGACAGCATTGGGAAGAGTAGAGCGGATTGAGATCGAGGGGGCAAATCGCCTGCGTCGAAGTGTCATTCGCAGACAGCTGGCATTTCGCACGGGCGAATCGCTGACGCAGTCGGCAGTCGACCGGAGCGTCCAGTTGTTGCGACGGCTCCAGTTGTTTGACCGAAGTCGGGATGGGATCAGGATTGATGTGACGCCATTGGAGACGGAAGCCGCTGCTGCCCCACCTGGAACGCAGCCACTATTGGTGACAGTCCGAGTGCGGCCGGCCCGGGAGTTCACCGGTCTGCCGATTTTGCGCTCCCAGGAGCCATATCTGCTGGGCGCAACCTTCACACACTGGAATGTCTTGGGAGATGCCACTGAGGTCAGCATCACAGGCTACGCCGCGAAGAAGACGACTCACGTTCGATTAAGCATCACCGAGCCACAGCTCTTTGGTGGCCATCAGAGCGGTAGTCTGATAGGGACGTATGACGAGCTCCCCTACTCCATCCGGACCACCTCTGTTCCGCGGGTGCCTGAACGGTATGAGGTGCAGAAACAGAGTCTGGAACTACGGTATCGGACTTCCCTGGGAGATTTGTCCTCCTGGTGGGGACTGGAATGGGCGGAGTCCGATGTCACGGTTCGGCGAGGCACACTGGACGAGAGCAGCGATTATTTAGCATCCGGCACGAATGTCGCCGATGGCACCTGGATTCGGCTCTCGGCTGGTTTGCGGGACTATCAGTACCGCGGGTACCCCTGGCAGCGGGAGGGTTTCGCCTGGAGCCTGCAAACCACCCAGTCGCTGCAGGCCTTGGGGAGTGAGCAGGACTACGGACTCTATCGGCTGGATGCCAGTACAGTCCTTCCCCTGAACGATGATCTGACCGTACTTGCACTCGGACTTCGGGCTGGCAGCAGCAGCGGCCGCCCACCGCATTACGAAGCGCCGAAGGCGGGTGGCCGGGTCCGGGGGTACACGGGAGTCGACTACGCCGCCCGGAGCGCGCTCACGCTACACACCGAGGTCCGGTTCCCTCTCTTCGAGGACCGGGTGCAGGGGGTCGTGTTCTGTGATGCCGGTCGCGGGTTCGATACGGCATTCCCGGGGCTGCATGATCTGGAGGTCGGCTACGGTGCCGGGATTCGGGTCCGGACTGGAGATTGGTTACCGGTGGAGTACATCGTTTCTGCTGATATCGGCTTCAGTGGAGAGGATCACGAGTTTCGTCTGGGATTGGGACAGTGGTTTTAATCGTAGCCTGCTGAATTCATAGCCAGCACCTCATCGGATTCCAGAAAAGCACAACGCCCCGGCACGACTGTGCTGGGGCGCTGTATCTTGCTCTCGGTTCTCAGACCTGTACTGAAGTCAGCACAAGATGCGGATAACGGAGAGTCCCCCGATGTGCCGAAAACGAATGGGCGGGGACACGAGCACTGACGAGAGTGGCCGTGAATCTATAAGAGTCGTACGACATCCGTACGGAAACAATCTGGCATGCCCGGGGTTCGGCTGAGACCTCTGTGTAGGGGCTATGGGCGGGGGATCACCGCGGGTCCATCGAGAATCGAGGGGCGCTTGAGGAAGGGCTGACGCAGCAGCCCACGATGTCAGTTGTCAGGATCAGGCAGCAGCCTGGACAACTGCGGGGGCAACAGCGGCAGCCTGGTAGCCCTTCGGGGTTTCCCGAAGTTCATACTCCACCGTCTGGCCTTCCTTCAGGGTGCGGAAACCTTCGCCCTCAATTTGTGAGTAGTGGACGAAGACATCCGGCTGCCCCTCGAGTTCGATGAAGCCATAGCCTTTGGCCTCATTGAACCACTTGACCTTCCCTAGCTGTTTCATGGAGCAAACCTCCGTACGGGGTACGACTCTGGAAGACTCTATGTCAGGGAACATGTCCGTTCCTGGCAAGGGGAGTCCCCTTAAGTGGGGACAGTTGGAGGTACTCCAGACGCCAAAGCGCGTCCGGGGTAGTCGTGTTCAGCCCGGTGGGGGCCGGCGATCACATCGATTGTCAAAGAACACGGCGCGCAGGTCCAACTGCCTGTTCCCGCATGGGAGAGATCACAGTCTCCGGCAACGGTTGGCCTGCTACAGGGATGCTCCGGAGAGCATCAACAATCGCGAACGCGACTGCTCCTGCTCGTACCCCAATCACGGCTTACACCGCGAGGGGCACCAGCGGGAGCGTGCTGGCAAGAATCCAGGCTACGGACGGGAACGAGAGCGGCCTGGTCGATGCGCCAGCGACAGGAGACCATGACGGTCTGGCTAATTATACGCCTTCAGCGCGGCTGGCTTCGAAACGAAAATCGAATGGACAGGAGCCTTTGGCTGGGGACTTCGTCGCTTTGCCCTTTGCCAGCTGCTCCCGACAATGATTGGGAATTCCTTCAATCTTCAGAGTGTGGTCATCTGCTGTGAGACCCAGAGCTTCGCAGACGCGATCCTGCACCGCTTCCAGGGTGGGACTAAAAAACTCGTATATTTGCCCGCATTGCGTGCAGATGAAGTGGTCGTGATGCTCGTCGGCCATGGCGATTTCGTAGTGCGTGG
This window contains:
- the cspB_1 gene encoding Cold shock protein CspB produces the protein MKQLGKVKWFNEAKGYGFIELEGQPDVFVHYSQIEGEGFRTLKEGQTVEYELRETPKGYQAAAVAPAVVQAAA
- the bamA_2 gene encoding Outer membrane protein assembly factor BamA; amino-acid sequence: MVLKKPFALLVAGLILGWSVPALAQAGNTIEDLEELEEELAEATESQEPVLESVAAEAPTALGRVERIEIEGANRLRRSVIRRQLAFRTGESLTQSAVDRSVQLLRRLQLFDRSRDGIRIDVTPLETEAAAAPPGTQPLLVTVRVRPAREFTGLPILRSQEPYLLGATFTHWNVLGDATEVSITGYAAKKTTHVRLSITEPQLFGGHQSGSLIGTYDELPYSIRTTSVPRVPERYEVQKQSLELRYRTSLGDLSSWWGLEWAESDVTVRRGTLDESSDYLASGTNVADGTWIRLSAGLRDYQYRGYPWQREGFAWSLQTTQSLQALGSEQDYGLYRLDASTVLPLNDDLTVLALGLRAGSSSGRPPHYEAPKAGGRVRGYTGVDYAARSALTLHTEVRFPLFEDRVQGVVFCDAGRGFDTAFPGLHDLEVGYGAGIRVRTGDWLPVEYIVSADIGFSGEDHEFRLGLGQWF
- the bamA_1 gene encoding Outer membrane protein assembly factor BamA encodes the protein MHLPRRAASTTLISGFCVVCWLLTGTLPVWAQDPGDVDVITAQIDQLKEQRASEERPTEAVLKEPLGVVEELVITGLPSVREAVIRRQLTFKMGEEFSQWHRWRSVRRLYELGLFWNVKIDYEYLDGLPEDAPMAEGDKGDAEGETAATEQASRPLRVTVAVFQGKSYYFYPYGISESPYFIGAVAGDRDAFGTGKNISAAVFAIDDLEYYSLTYDDPQFGGGHQRGVFTLKFSDSALNVRDERNPSTGESYFLGRDGLTFEYRTSMEDRYQVTWGLEAYDVTTDLRSGTLLGGTKQFLLSGAEIPEGTLTYLTGGISESRTRGYPLTNSGYYWSLNTQQSLEALGSLETFGKYSGTIAGFYPIGDGHAIGGRIKLDTTSGKIPHYEAPLAGPLIRGYTGTDFYSRSALTINTEFRYLVDPKWGQVVAFFDAGKGFDDRTPKLSDLEYGYGAGLRVRTGEFLPIDVVIYLDYAVGVDDYEINVGIGQWF